A single region of the Drosophila miranda strain MSH22 chromosome 2, D.miranda_PacBio2.1, whole genome shotgun sequence genome encodes:
- the LOC108156789 gene encoding gibberellin 20 oxidase 1 has product MLKTKSSDDKLDTLLSRSVVPIIDLAHCGIEEVPVKSVVNRVGHQLKKALSEKGMALLVNHGISDEKLKTAWDHLDDFVDLPPDVKQHYIRTDGDKHGYVSRGQDRYAGKPGAPELRHAFNICTLNAKNLPEEPLPGFADHISTLATDFKALASFILQSLAVSLDIPSTFFLEKHSHMLSGDHDNMTSLRMLYYPPIVDDEPGQNDSIRGRCLYSYQRCLSNQPDFRPENNPRDEAELNELDGPNGQVFEHKLGNGAVITCPPHVDYGTFTLLAQDSEGGLEVKLPGSEKWHRVGHLPGSILVNCGQILNTWTQDRYPALQHRVVVPEQESVRSRGRHSIALFCHPDNITMISPSDLPNPDAAQDVCLKQRKKSFKAAKERVYNAYQLIQKKFRDTYSNNNHS; this is encoded by the exons ATGCTGAAGACAAAATCAAGTGACGACAAACTGGATACGCTCCTGTCGCGCAGCGTAGTGCCGATCATCGATCTGGCACACTGTG GCATTGAGGAGGTGCCTGTCAAGTCTGTGGTCAATCGCGTGGGCCACCAGCTGAAAAAGGCCCTGTCCGAGAAGGGTATGGCTCTGCTGGTCAACCATGGCATATCCGACGAGAAG CTTAAGACTGCCTGGGATCATTTGGATGATTTTGTGGACCTACCGCCGGACGTCAAGCAGCACTACATCCGCACAGATGGCGACAAGCATGGCTATGTGAGTCGCGGCCAGGATCGGTACGCCGGGAAGCCCGGTGCCCCCGAGCTGCGTCATGCATTCAACATTTGCACACTGAATGCCAAGAATCTGCCAGAAGAGCCGCTGCCCGGATTCGCGGACCACATCAGCACACTGGCCACGGACTTCAAGGCGCTGGCCAGCTTCATTCTGCAGTCGCTGGCCGTCTCCCTGGACATTCCGTCCACGTTCTTCCTCGAAAAGCACTCACACATGCTGTCCGGCGACCACGACAACATGACCTCCCTGCGAATGCTCTACTACCCCCCGATCGTGGACGACGAGCCCGGCCAGAACGACTCCATCAGGGGTCGCTGCCTCTACAGCTACCAGCGCTGTCTGTCCAACCAGCCGGACTTCCGTCCCGAGAACAATCCCCGCGACGAAGCGGAGCTCAATGAGCTGGACGGGCCCAATGGCCAGGTCTTCGAGCACAAGCTTGGAAACGGAGCTGTCATCACCTGCCCACCACATGTGGACTACGGCACGTTTACTCTGCTGGCCCAGGACTCGGAGGGTGGCCTGGAGGTGAAGCTACCCGGCAGTGAAAAATGGCATCGCGTTGGCCATTTGCCCGGCTCCATTCTGGTCAACTGCGGCCAAATCCTGAACACTTGGACCCAGGATCGCTATCCCGCCTTG CAACACCGCGTCGTTGTGCCTGAACAGGAGTCGGTACGGTCTCGGGGCAGGCACTCTATTGCCCTCTTCTGCCATCCGGATAACATAACCATGATATCGCCCAGCGATCTGCCCAATCCAGATGCCGCCCAGGACGTGTGTCTCAAGCAGCGCAAGAAGTCCTTCAAGGCGGCGAAAGAAAG AGTCTACAATGCATATCAGTTAATACAAAAAAAGTTTAGAGATACGTATAGCAATAACAATCACTCATAA